The following nucleotide sequence is from Halapricum desulfuricans.
ATACATAGTTGCGGTCGGTCTGGACATATTCGAGGTCAGTGACGGTCTCGAAGGGGACGCCGCTGTCATGGGCCGCGTCGCCGCCCATCGTCGTCGTTTCGCCGCCGTCGAACGCCGGGAGCCGGTCACCGACGTCGAGTTCGGAGGCCTCGACCTCTTCGAGGGCACCGTCCGCCCGGCGAAGCATCGAGTGGCCGGGCGTGACCGTCAGCGATTCGCCCTCGGTCTCGACGCGGATCAGGTGTTCCGGTGCCGGATGCTTCGAGACGGCCTCGAGGGGTTTGCGGCAGGGCTGGCCGTCCGCGTCGACGGAGGGAACGAGCACGTCGGCAACGGGTTCGTCGACGAGATCCCCGAAGTCCGTCTCGTCCGGATCGGTCAGGTGCTCCTCGACGAGCGTCTCGATGGTGTCGAAGCGCCAGTCGCCGTCCTCGCCGTACCACAGCCGCGTGTCGGGATGGAAGCAGTTGCGCCGTTTTGCGGCGTGGAAATACGGGTGCGCGTAGCCGACGGCCGCGGACGTGAACCCGACGACCCGGCCGACCGTGGCGGCGCTAGTATGGGGAGCCATCCCGAAGACGAGTTCGCCGACCAGTTCCTGTCGGTCGTCGAGTTCGTAGTACGGCTCGAGCCCGTAATACTGGGTGAGCAGGTCGTCGACGAAATCGGCCGTCTGCAGCATGTGCTCGGCCGCGCCGTCCGAGAGGACGACGTCCTGGACTTTGAGTTCGACGAGCTGGTCGTCGTGGCGGAGCGGGTCGCCGTTGACGTCTTCCTCGTAGCCAAGTTCGCGGAACTGTTCGACGGTGACGTCCAGTTCTTCCGGCCGGACCGACGTGACCGGCAGGTCCGTCATGTCGTATCGGACCGTGCCGTCTTTGAACGCGCTGACGTCGTGTTTCGCCCGGAGGACGCCCTTCTCCATCGGCTCGGGAACTTTCTGCTCCGAAGACAGTCCCTTGACGCCTTTCAGCACGTCGAAGGCCGTCTCGCGCTCGCCGACCGACGAAAGCGCCGAGTGGAACTGCTCGCTGACGTCGACGGTCTCGGTCTGTGTCGGGCTCGCGAGCGTCTCACAGCGGGGACACTCCGCACGACCCGACTCGTCGGGCTCGACCTCCTGTCCGCAGTCCGGACAGACGTACACTGCCTCTGTATTCCCGCCGCAGTCCGGACACCGTGCCTGATAGGTCTCGGTCCCGCACTCGACACAGCGACGGCGACTGACCTCGAGTTCGACCGCGCCCTGCTGGCCGCGCATCGACTCGGAGTGGGAGGCCGCCTTCGAAACGTCGCGCTGAGATCCACCCGCCTCACCGATGGGAAACAGCGTGTGCACGGCCGGCGAGAGCTCCCGCTCCTCGGACTTTTCCGGTCGGCCCATCCGGTTGCCGATCCGGGTCGGGGCTCGCTCGCGGACCCGAAACGGTGCGACCTCGTTGATCGCGACGATCGCGTTCTCGCCGTCGGCGTACGTCCGGGCCCGTTCGGAGAGGTCCTCCCGGGCCCACTCGCGCTGCAGGTCAGTATCGAATCCCAGCGAGCGGACCAGCGGTCGCCACTCCGGGACCAGCAACGACCCCTCTGTCTGGACGTGTTCGACCAGCAGCGTCTCCAGCGTCTCGCGAACGTCCTCGGTCCGTGGAACGACGAGTTCGGCGTTTCCATCCGAAACAGAGGGGTCCTCTACAGTTGCACCGTCCGTCGTCGCCAGTTCTGATTCCTCGATGACTGTAGCCAGTTCACACACCCGATCGACGCTCACGTCGTGCCAGAGATAGGTGTATTTCGGGTGGAGTGGGACGCCGTACCGATCGGCCCAGGAAAACGCCTCCTCGGGGTCCGGATCGGCGAGATCTACGTCGACGGCGTCCCGCATGGCCCGGACGTCCGCATCGGTCGCTTCCAGTTCTTTGACCCACCACTCGACGGTGTAGGAGGCCGGCGCGAGCGGGTGGTTGTTCTCGACGAACTCGCCGTAGTTGACAAGATACTCGCCGAGATCGAGGATCTTCTCGACGCCGTTGCGGACCGCCAGTGCTTCCTGTGGGTCGTCGATCCGCCGGACCTCGCCGTTGGCGAGTCTGACCGTCGGCCCTTCGATGGAGTCGACGGGGACGACGCCCGCGGCCTTGCCCGGCCGTTCGGTCTTGATCTGGGTGCCGGTCGCCAGGAAGTCATCGACGAGATGCATCGTCGCCGGGTGGACGCCGGCGGTCGCGTTCCCGTGGTTGCGGGCGCGGCCGTAGCGGAGTCGAAAGCCTCCAGCTTCGCTCGGATGCCCGAAGACAGGCCGACCGGCGATGAGGTCCCGCAGGTACTTCTTCGAGGAATCGGGCCTGGGCGGCCCCGTTCGCGGTTCGGCCTCGTCCTCGACGTCTCCGGACTCGCCGTGGCGCTCCTCGTCTGCGTCCTCCGAGTCGTCGTGTTCCGAGTCCTCCGAGTCGCCGATCGTGCCGTCGATGAGGTCCTGCAGCCAGGGCCACTCGACCTCGTCGAGATTGCGGGTGTAGCGCTGGATCTTCGGCGCTTTGAGCGCGATCCCCTCGGCGAAGACCAGACACATCCCGCCGCGCGAGGAGTTGGTGTCGACGCGTTCGAGGTCGCGATACCCCGAGACCTCCTCGTCGCCGGTCGCCTCGCCGTCGAGCATGATCGGGATGTGCTCGGCGATGAACCTCGACTCCTTCTCCTTCGGGGAGTACTGGAGTCCAGTCTCCGTGTCGTAGAGTTCGACCTCCTCGGCGTAGCGGTTGATCTCCTCCTCGCGGGGCTTGTACTGGTCGATCCCGAGCAACGCGCGGGCGTAGTCGGCGACCAGCACCGACAGGGCCTGTGCGGTCCCACCGGCCGACCGGATCGGACCGGCGTAGTAAATGTTGACGAACTCCGTGCCGTCGTCGTTGTTCAGGATCTCGACGCGGTCGATCCCCTCGATGGGTGCCGCGACGACGCCCTCGGTGAGCAGGGCGACGGCAGTGCGGACCGCGCCCTCGATCTTGCCAGCCTCGGAGTCGTAATTGCCGACAGTGCCGTCGACGAAGTCCTCGACCAGTTCGAGCGCGGCCTCCTCGCGAGACATCTCCCCTTCCAGTTCGCGGACGCGCTCGGCGACGCCATCGATCCCGAGGATGTTCTCGACGCGGTCGGCCATGTCCCGCGCGGTCGGGATCTCGACTTCGGGTTCCGGATCGCCGCCGCGCTCGCGGGCCTCGTTGGCGATCTCGATGGCGGTCTCGAGTTCGCTCTCCAGCGTCTGGAAGTAGCGCTCGTCGACCTCCCTCATAGCGGCCAGAGGTCGAGGTCGGTCGGCTCGTCGTGGACGCGTTCGAGCGACTGCTCGAAGGCCCGGACGTACAGTTCACCGGCGAAGACCGTCGCGCTGTCGAGATGACCCGCGATAGTCGAGCCGTCATCTCGCGAGAGGACTGCGTGCGTGTGTGCGAAGGGCTCGCCCTCGAGCAGCGAGACGTTGCCCACGCAGGAGGCGACCTCAAGCGGTTCGTCGAATGCCATCGGATCGTACTCCCGGTCGTCTTGATCGTAGTACCACAGTTCGGCGTTCTGAACGGCACCGAGGCCGACGAAGAAGGCGGCCTCGATCCCCTCGGCGCGTGCGAAGTCCTCGATCTGCCCGCGCCAGTCCTCGCCGTGTGCGAGGCGCGCGACGAACTCCCGGGTACCCTCGACTTCGCGATAATCCATATCCACACGGAACGGACGGGAGCGATAAAATAGTTGCCAACGGTGGCGAGCAGTTCGATATCGTGACAGTTCGGCGTTACGGAACGACAGAGTGCGGTTCCAAAATAAATAAATAACATCTGTCTGAAATGAAACTGTGAAGCGTCCTCCGTTCGATCGACGGCAACGTATCGTCGCCGTACTCGCGGTCGTCGCCGTGAGCGTCGGAACGCTCGCCGCCGTTCAGGCGACGGCGTCACAGACGGCCCCAGCCAGTACCGGCGACATCTGTGAATACGATACGTACAGTCCGCCGGATCTGGATTTCGGCTGGACGCAATCGTACAAGGACGGGCTCAGTAACGGCTCCGAGCGTGACTGGAGCGGGGGACGGATCGTGCAGGTGGGTGGAAACGGGGAGTGTTCGCTGTTAGTCAGCGACGGGCGTTCCGAGTCTCTCGACGAGACAACGGTCAACGGGACGAGCGGGGTCGTCACGGGGACGGTCGACCTCGGAGCCGACGGGAGCGTGCGGTTCACTGCGGTCGGATCGAACCCAAAAGAGACGTCCAACGGGACGGTTGAAAGCAACGAGACGACGGAGCTCGCGATCTCGAATCCGGGGCCCGACTACGGGACGAACGTCTCTCTCGAGGCCGGCGAGCAGTCCGAAGAGCGATCACTATCGAACGGGCGGTTCTTCCAGTTCGCCCTCCGACAAGACAACGGGACGGCCCGGATCGCCGTCTGGGGTCTCGACAGTTCGTGGGACGGCGAGTGGGATTTCACCGCAGACAACGTGACTGCCGACGAGGACTGGACACTCGCTCTCGATGGGCGGGCGTTCCTCGACGGGATCGCGGTGGGCGTCGCAAAGCCGGACGAATCGGAAACGCCCGCCGAATCGCCGACTCCCGGGGAAACGACGAGCGACGACGGGTTCTTCGGTCCCGGAGACGATCCGGACGTCGATGGCAGGGACACAGACCCCGACGGAGAGCAGAACGCCGTAGGGCAGATCGTCTATGGGTTGCTCCTGTCTGTCGGTGGAGCGGTCGGGTTCCGCTACGCCCGACCGATCGCTCGACTCAACGAAGAAATCGACGCCATCGGGAGTAAGACGGATCTCTCGGAAGTCGAACCTGCAGAGTGGAAGGTCCTCCTCACGAAGGCCTTCGCAGCGTTTTTCGTTCTCTTTGGACTGGTCATGATCGGGACGTCACTTTTGTAGCCGTGACTGGCCACGAACGGAAAACGATCACTGTCAATCCTGCCAGCGATCGGGCACCTGAATGGAGTACTTGCCGTCTTCCTGGAGGGCGATGATGTACTCCTCGCGGTCGTACAGCTCCATGAGATTGAGCTCGTACTGGCCGGGTTCGACGACCTTGATCGACTCGAACTGATCGTTGAGTTCCTCCCGGAGTTCCGAGAGATCCGGACGGTCCGACTCGTCGGGTACCTGAGCGGCCGTGGCGTCATCAGATGCCCGTTCGGGCGAATCGGGGCCGTCCTCCGGGAGTTCGTCACGGTCGACGACGTCCGAACGGGCGCTTGCCTGTGCCGCGTCTTCGGGTCCACCGGCCGGCGCAGCGTCGTCACTGGCGGACCCGTCCGCAGCGGTCGAATCGTCGTCGAGAGCGACGTTCTCGGACGGAGCGGAAGTTCTCCCCTCGTTTCCGTTGGAAATCCCGTCACTCACTGAACTCCGGCTCGACGAAACCCCCTCGTTTCCAGTGGAAGATCCGCCGACGAGATTTCGGACGGTCGCGGCGGCGTTGCCGACCGTGCCGGCGACCGAGTCTTGCGATTCCGGCCGGTCGGGCGGTTCGGCGTCGCCGGGCGGTTGCTCGGGGATGTCCGCACCCTCCGGGTGAAACTGGAACTTCGTGCCGCCACACTCCGGACAGCCCGAGAGCATCTCCTTGGAGCCGTCCTCGAACACGTGCCCGCAGGCGGTACACTGGTGTGGCATCAGTTCCGGGAGACGAGTGCGCTGATGAGCGTTTCGTCCTTGTGCAGCGTCTCGATCTGATCGGCCGGACCGATCACGGTCAGCTTCTTCGGCGTCGAGTCTTTGCCCATCAATCGACCGAGAAAGCTCCCCCCGTCGTCGTCGGACTGGGGGTAGCTCTCGA
It contains:
- a CDS encoding Zn-ribbon domain-containing protein, with product MPHQCTACGHVFEDGSKEMLSGCPECGGTKFQFHPEGADIPEQPPGDAEPPDRPESQDSVAGTVGNAAATVRNLVGGSSTGNEGVSSSRSSVSDGISNGNEGRTSAPSENVALDDDSTAADGSASDDAAPAGGPEDAAQASARSDVVDRDELPEDGPDSPERASDDATAAQVPDESDRPDLSELREELNDQFESIKVVEPGQYELNLMELYDREEYIIALQEDGKYSIQVPDRWQD
- a CDS encoding PPC domain-containing DNA-binding protein, producing MDYREVEGTREFVARLAHGEDWRGQIEDFARAEGIEAAFFVGLGAVQNAELWYYDQDDREYDPMAFDEPLEVASCVGNVSLLEGEPFAHTHAVLSRDDGSTIAGHLDSATVFAGELYVRAFEQSLERVHDEPTDLDLWPL
- a CDS encoding DNA-directed DNA polymerase II large subunit, giving the protein MREVDERYFQTLESELETAIEIANEARERGGDPEPEVEIPTARDMADRVENILGIDGVAERVRELEGEMSREEAALELVEDFVDGTVGNYDSEAGKIEGAVRTAVALLTEGVVAAPIEGIDRVEILNNDDGTEFVNIYYAGPIRSAGGTAQALSVLVADYARALLGIDQYKPREEEINRYAEEVELYDTETGLQYSPKEKESRFIAEHIPIMLDGEATGDEEVSGYRDLERVDTNSSRGGMCLVFAEGIALKAPKIQRYTRNLDEVEWPWLQDLIDGTIGDSEDSEHDDSEDADEERHGESGDVEDEAEPRTGPPRPDSSKKYLRDLIAGRPVFGHPSEAGGFRLRYGRARNHGNATAGVHPATMHLVDDFLATGTQIKTERPGKAAGVVPVDSIEGPTVRLANGEVRRIDDPQEALAVRNGVEKILDLGEYLVNYGEFVENNHPLAPASYTVEWWVKELEATDADVRAMRDAVDVDLADPDPEEAFSWADRYGVPLHPKYTYLWHDVSVDRVCELATVIEESELATTDGATVEDPSVSDGNAELVVPRTEDVRETLETLLVEHVQTEGSLLVPEWRPLVRSLGFDTDLQREWAREDLSERARTYADGENAIVAINEVAPFRVRERAPTRIGNRMGRPEKSEERELSPAVHTLFPIGEAGGSQRDVSKAASHSESMRGQQGAVELEVSRRRCVECGTETYQARCPDCGGNTEAVYVCPDCGQEVEPDESGRAECPRCETLASPTQTETVDVSEQFHSALSSVGERETAFDVLKGVKGLSSEQKVPEPMEKGVLRAKHDVSAFKDGTVRYDMTDLPVTSVRPEELDVTVEQFRELGYEEDVNGDPLRHDDQLVELKVQDVVLSDGAAEHMLQTADFVDDLLTQYYGLEPYYELDDRQELVGELVFGMAPHTSAATVGRVVGFTSAAVGYAHPYFHAAKRRNCFHPDTRLWYGEDGDWRFDTIETLVEEHLTDPDETDFGDLVDEPVADVLVPSVDADGQPCRKPLEAVSKHPAPEHLIRVETEGESLTVTPGHSMLRRADGALEEVEASELDVGDRLPAFDGGETTTMGGDAAHDSGVPFETVTDLEYVQTDRNYVYNLTVSDTHNVAVENVYTAQCDGDEDCVMLLMDGLLNFSKYYLPDKRGGRMDAPLVMSSRIDPSEIDDEAHNVDIMREYPLEFYEATRELADPEDVEDIMTIAEETLGTDREYTGFDHTHDTTDIAMGPDLSAYKTLGSMEEKMDAQLELARKLRAVDETDVAERIIEYHFLPDLIGNLRAFSRQEYRCLDCGESYRRPPLSGECRECGGRVNLTVHEGSVNKYIDTATEVAEEFDCRPYTKQRLEILERSIERIFENDKNKQSGIADFM